In Paenibacillus sp. FSL R7-0345, a single window of DNA contains:
- a CDS encoding stage V sporulation protein AA — translation MNDKPAPAIYIQLKNRVTVPKGRGVMLRDVAYLIAVPELREQLDSILLFQPEQSDGNLILIDLLTIIPRIHELVPGADIQPIGEGRTIVQIKGPLEARKPSIALFVLVWLLLFFGSALTIMNFHADVSMQEVHVRIVEMLTGRRDEHPYVFQVAYSLGIGFGMVVFFNHLFKKKWNEEPTPLEVEMFLYQKNIDHYVVHEEYSKLEHRSGSSGKKEEVP, via the coding sequence ATGAACGATAAGCCGGCACCCGCAATTTACATACAGCTGAAGAACCGGGTTACGGTACCCAAAGGCCGGGGGGTTATGCTGCGTGATGTGGCCTATCTGATAGCCGTTCCTGAGCTCAGAGAGCAACTGGACTCAATTCTGCTGTTCCAGCCGGAGCAAAGTGACGGAAATCTGATTCTGATCGATCTGCTGACCATTATCCCGCGGATCCATGAGCTGGTGCCCGGTGCCGACATCCAGCCGATCGGCGAGGGCCGGACGATTGTCCAGATTAAAGGCCCGCTTGAGGCGCGCAAGCCGTCCATTGCCTTGTTTGTGCTGGTCTGGCTGCTGCTGTTTTTCGGCTCGGCGCTGACGATTATGAATTTTCATGCCGATGTCAGCATGCAGGAGGTGCATGTACGGATCGTGGAGATGCTGACCGGGCGGCGCGATGAGCATCCTTATGTTTTTCAGGTAGCTTATTCGCTGGGAATCGGGTTTGGGATGGTCGTTTTTTTTAATCATTTGTTCAAGAAAAAATGGAATGAGGAGCCGACACCGCTGGAAGTGGAAATGTTCCTGTATCAGAAAAATATCGATCATTACGTAGTGCATGAGGAATACAGCAAGCTGGAGCACCGGAGTGGTTCTTCCGGGAAGAAGGAGGAAGTGCCATGA
- a CDS encoding SUMF1/EgtB/PvdO family nonheme iron enzyme, with translation MSKLWHIPVIALIALLCACSQKYSAPPGPTEEPVQKDSLVFIQGGTFVSTQTSYTGEAVSLPDFYIGKYEVTQQEWMEVMGSNPSLFKGSRLPVEMVSWYDAVEYCNKRSTHEGLEPYYKIDTQTPDPANKSGSDTLKWTVTVKAEADGYRLPTEAEWEYAASGGQLSRSYIYSGSSNADEVAWYWRNAGDRYLSGDWLWPVIEQNNNRTKTGASKNPNELGLYDMSGNVREWCWDWYSEADAGGGTYRIVKGGGWIGDVSNNAVSFRGKFEPAGYGPDQGFRVVRNARSETQ, from the coding sequence ATGAGCAAACTGTGGCATATCCCCGTAATCGCCCTGATAGCCCTGCTCTGCGCTTGCTCGCAGAAGTACTCCGCCCCTCCTGGACCTACGGAAGAACCTGTCCAGAAGGACAGCTTGGTCTTCATTCAAGGCGGAACGTTTGTCAGCACGCAGACCAGCTATACCGGTGAAGCCGTCTCTCTGCCTGATTTTTATATCGGCAAGTATGAGGTTACACAGCAAGAATGGATGGAGGTCATGGGTAGCAACCCGTCCTTGTTCAAGGGCAGCCGCCTGCCGGTGGAAATGGTGAGCTGGTATGATGCTGTTGAGTATTGCAATAAACGGAGTACTCATGAAGGGCTTGAACCCTACTATAAGATAGACACACAGACCCCGGACCCGGCCAATAAGAGCGGTAGCGATACGCTGAAATGGACAGTAACGGTGAAGGCTGAAGCAGACGGTTACCGGCTGCCGACAGAGGCGGAATGGGAATATGCCGCAAGCGGCGGACAGTTAAGCCGCAGCTATATATACAGCGGCAGCAGCAATGCGGATGAGGTAGCCTGGTACTGGCGGAATGCCGGTGACCGTTATTTGTCAGGAGACTGGCTCTGGCCCGTCATTGAACAAAATAACAACCGCACCAAAACCGGCGCAAGCAAAAATCCCAATGAGCTCGGGCTCTATGATATGTCCGGGAATGTACGGGAGTGGTGCTGGGACTGGTACAGCGAAGCGGACGCCGGCGGCGGAACCTACCGGATCGTAAAGGGCGGGGGCTGGATCGGTGATGTGAGCAACAACGCGGTTTCGTTCCGGGGCAAATTCGAGCCCGCCGGATACGGTCCGGATCAGGGGTTTCGGGTAGTTCGTAATGCCAGGTCTGAAACGCAATAA
- a CDS encoding substrate-binding domain-containing protein — translation MKRSIWLNLLFSIVAVVPIALAAFVTYFIIALLGGFQFYAPLSAVVAAALCAYSVCSIFGWFTSRTRGIAFASFVGLCLLATGGYEVNKAYVNSLAEVSEQEVSLEQYQPFHPESKAAVLGQPAAYKITDKPPRLDGATALYPLYSAFVQAVYPEDEYDPYDFAGNPVVCSSTAYAYQRLLSGETDIIFTAAPSLAQEKDAKLAGRELVLTPIGREAFVFFVNKRNPVDNLSTEQIMDIYSGELTNWKQAGGRNDRIRAFQRDEGSGSQSMLQKIMKDRTLMQAPSEDVMDLMSGIISRTSNYRNYKNAIGFSFLYYASQMNRSDELKLLAIDGVKPEKESIRSGAYPYTVNFYAVTAGTPSLKQQEFLDWIVSPEGQELVAKTGYVPVN, via the coding sequence GTGAAAAGATCAATCTGGTTAAATTTGCTGTTTTCCATTGTAGCCGTAGTTCCGATCGCCCTGGCAGCTTTTGTCACCTATTTCATCATTGCACTGCTCGGCGGGTTCCAGTTTTATGCCCCGCTCTCTGCCGTTGTCGCTGCTGCGCTCTGCGCTTATAGTGTATGCTCTATCTTCGGCTGGTTCACCTCCCGCACCCGCGGCATTGCTTTTGCCTCGTTTGTGGGACTCTGCCTGCTGGCAACCGGAGGATATGAGGTGAATAAAGCCTACGTGAACAGTCTCGCTGAAGTCAGCGAGCAGGAGGTCTCTCTGGAGCAATATCAGCCGTTTCATCCGGAATCCAAAGCTGCTGTGCTGGGACAGCCGGCGGCCTATAAGATTACTGACAAGCCGCCTCGGCTGGATGGGGCAACTGCACTGTATCCGCTCTACTCTGCATTTGTGCAGGCTGTATATCCTGAGGATGAGTATGATCCTTATGATTTTGCCGGTAATCCGGTTGTGTGCTCCTCTACGGCTTATGCTTATCAGCGGCTGCTCTCCGGTGAGACGGACATTATCTTTACAGCAGCCCCTTCGCTTGCCCAGGAAAAGGATGCCAAGCTGGCGGGCCGCGAGCTTGTGCTGACACCGATCGGCCGTGAAGCGTTTGTCTTTTTTGTCAACAAACGCAATCCGGTAGACAATTTGAGTACAGAACAGATTATGGACATCTATTCCGGTGAACTGACCAACTGGAAGCAAGCCGGCGGCCGGAATGACCGGATCAGGGCTTTCCAGCGTGATGAGGGCAGCGGCAGCCAGTCGATGCTGCAAAAAATCATGAAGGACCGCACCCTGATGCAGGCCCCGTCCGAAGATGTGATGGACCTGATGAGCGGGATCATTTCCCGGACGTCCAATTACCGCAATTATAAAAATGCCATTGGCTTCAGCTTCCTCTACTATGCCTCCCAGATGAACCGGAGCGACGAGCTCAAGCTGCTCGCCATCGACGGTGTCAAGCCGGAGAAGGAGAGCATCCGTAGCGGAGCTTATCCGTATACGGTGAACTTTTATGCGGTAACAGCGGGCACACCTAGTCTTAAGCAGCAGGAGTTCCTCGACTGGATCGTATCCCCTGAGGGACAGGAGCTGGTGGCCAAAACCGGTTATGTGCCGGTTAACTGA
- a CDS encoding histidine kinase: MYRYNLFSKIMSIMVIMLIPITFLYFYSNKTTTDVLRSELNTSNSNQLSFFQNQVETNMELLSSWPILLIHDPDILSLKDSAISADYLNLDGINLVKRIQTKLSIQESSSNWKSKLSLYSPAIHRVVTENDARPYEDAELVQKVKSGWHVERLEDQFEERFLFSWYSFTPYLSEFSPQQATTIMKVEFDSQNIEDMLDQFKSDGRRDPFYYKQGAGLIFNRSADKLLAGKLVERLEQEQLKGSENRTLQMDGQSYSVNIVYSDKMGWYLIDYMPLSDILQPIYKSNQLFYISMGALLLMSFVVAYILYVQVQVPVRQLVGGFQRLKQGDYSVRIGIKGKNEFSFLSGRFNTMVEQIQELIENVLMEKIHVREARLKQLQSQINPHFFYNCFSFITSMAKLGNQAAVVGMAHNLSRYYRYTTRQERDLVSLSEEVEFVTHYLEIQNMRMSRLQYTISIPSQMHRLEIPPLVLQPLVENAVLHGIEPLAAAGIVRITGSCSGRTMILTVEDDGQGMLPEQMAELEQKLVHAMDEEMGCGVWNVHQRMRLRYGEEAGLTFAPSPLGGLQARLQWQLPGSAADNREESVEGTS, translated from the coding sequence ATGTATAGATATAACCTGTTCAGCAAAATTATGAGTATCATGGTCATCATGCTCATTCCGATAACGTTCCTGTATTTCTACTCTAACAAAACAACGACCGATGTGCTGCGCAGTGAGCTGAATACCTCAAACAGCAACCAGCTGAGCTTTTTCCAGAACCAGGTGGAGACGAATATGGAGCTGTTGTCCTCATGGCCGATTCTGCTGATTCATGATCCGGATATTCTCAGCCTTAAGGACTCCGCGATCTCAGCCGATTATCTGAATCTGGACGGGATTAACCTCGTCAAACGTATACAGACTAAACTCAGCATTCAAGAGAGCTCATCCAACTGGAAAAGCAAGCTGTCCCTTTATTCGCCGGCTATACACCGGGTAGTCACTGAAAACGACGCCAGACCCTATGAGGATGCGGAGCTGGTACAGAAGGTGAAATCAGGCTGGCATGTAGAACGGCTGGAAGACCAGTTTGAAGAGCGTTTTTTATTTTCTTGGTATTCGTTCACTCCCTATCTGTCCGAATTCTCGCCGCAGCAGGCAACGACCATTATGAAGGTGGAATTTGACAGCCAGAATATAGAGGACATGCTCGATCAGTTCAAAAGCGACGGCAGAAGAGATCCCTTCTATTACAAGCAGGGGGCCGGGCTGATTTTTAACCGCAGTGCCGACAAGCTGCTTGCCGGGAAACTGGTTGAACGGCTTGAGCAGGAGCAGCTGAAGGGCAGCGAGAACCGGACGCTACAGATGGACGGGCAATCCTACAGTGTGAATATCGTCTATTCCGATAAAATGGGCTGGTATCTTATTGACTACATGCCGTTGTCGGATATTTTGCAGCCGATTTACAAGTCGAACCAGCTGTTCTACATCTCGATGGGCGCACTGCTGCTGATGAGCTTTGTGGTTGCCTACATTCTGTATGTGCAGGTGCAGGTTCCGGTGCGGCAGCTGGTCGGCGGCTTTCAGCGGCTGAAGCAGGGGGATTATTCCGTACGGATCGGGATCAAGGGGAAAAATGAATTCAGTTTTCTGTCCGGCCGCTTCAACACCATGGTGGAGCAGATTCAGGAGCTGATTGAGAATGTGCTGATGGAAAAAATCCATGTCCGCGAAGCCCGGCTGAAGCAGCTGCAGTCCCAGATTAATCCGCATTTCTTCTATAACTGCTTCTCTTTTATAACGAGTATGGCCAAGCTGGGCAACCAGGCTGCGGTCGTCGGGATGGCGCATAACCTGTCCCGTTACTACAGATATACCACCCGTCAGGAAAGGGACCTTGTCTCCCTGTCTGAGGAGGTGGAGTTCGTGACGCACTATCTGGAGATCCAGAACATGCGGATGAGCCGGCTGCAGTATACCATCAGCATTCCGAGCCAGATGCACCGGCTGGAGATTCCTCCGCTGGTGCTGCAGCCGCTGGTGGAGAATGCGGTGCTGCACGGGATCGAGCCGCTGGCAGCGGCAGGAATTGTGCGGATCACGGGCTCCTGCAGCGGCAGGACAATGATCCTTACCGTTGAGGATGACGGTCAAGGCATGCTGCCGGAGCAAATGGCGGAGCTTGAGCAGAAGCTGGTCCACGCAATGGATGAAGAGATGGGCTGCGGCGTATGGAACGTGCATCAGCGGATGCGCCTGCGCTACGGCGAAGAAGCGGGCCTGACTTTCGCGCCTTCGCCGCTTGGCGGGCTGCAGGCCAGACTGCAGTGGCAGCTTCCGGGGAGCGCTGCAGACAACAGAGAAGAATCAGTGGAGGGGACATCATGA
- a CDS encoding DMT family transporter → MSNVSASSSGMRIAPMRSGFWLVVLGAALWGVDPLFRIILLKSLTSSQIVLLEHVVLFLAAAPVLWRHRAELKGIRLRQAGALLVVSWGGSAVATILFTKALSSGDLNAVLLLQKLQPVFAIGLAAVILKERLPRNFGVLIVLALAGTYLLTFGWTVPFGHVNNFISVGSLMAMGAAALWGGSTVMGRYLLGSMSYETVTSLRFILALPLLFAVTTLEGAPWQLNGGIGETSLVAINLLLQALLPGLLSMLLYYKGLNTTKASFATLAELSFPMTGILINWIVYHQLVTMSQVVGFALIWTALFYISSQQNKQQLAEVKQAA, encoded by the coding sequence ATGAGTAATGTATCGGCTTCATCATCAGGTATGCGCATAGCACCAATGCGCAGCGGTTTTTGGCTGGTTGTACTGGGGGCAGCGCTTTGGGGCGTTGATCCGCTGTTCCGGATTATTTTGCTGAAATCATTGACCTCCTCGCAGATCGTTCTGCTGGAGCATGTAGTGCTGTTTCTCGCAGCAGCACCTGTACTCTGGCGCCACCGTGCTGAATTAAAGGGTATCCGGCTCCGTCAGGCAGGAGCCTTGCTGGTGGTTTCCTGGGGCGGTTCCGCCGTGGCCACGATCCTGTTCACCAAGGCTTTGTCCAGCGGTGATCTGAATGCTGTATTGCTGCTGCAGAAGCTCCAGCCGGTGTTTGCTATCGGGCTGGCGGCTGTTATTCTGAAAGAACGGCTGCCGCGTAACTTCGGCGTGCTGATTGTGCTGGCGCTGGCCGGTACTTATCTGCTCACTTTTGGCTGGACGGTTCCTTTTGGTCATGTAAATAACTTCATCAGCGTAGGCAGCCTGATGGCAATGGGCGCTGCTGCCCTATGGGGCGGGTCCACCGTTATGGGCCGGTATCTGCTTGGCTCAATGAGCTATGAAACAGTAACCTCCCTGCGGTTCATTCTGGCACTGCCGCTGCTGTTTGCGGTCACCACACTGGAAGGTGCCCCATGGCAGTTGAACGGCGGAATCGGAGAGACTTCCCTCGTGGCCATCAACCTGCTGCTGCAGGCGCTGCTGCCGGGACTGCTCAGTATGCTGCTCTATTACAAAGGTTTGAATACGACCAAAGCTTCTTTTGCCACACTGGCAGAGCTCAGCTTCCCGATGACCGGGATTCTGATCAACTGGATTGTCTATCATCAGCTGGTAACAATGTCTCAGGTTGTCGGATTTGCCCTGATCTGGACGGCGCTGTTCTATATTTCCAGCCAGCAGAACAAGCAGCAGCTGGCGGAAGTGAAGCAGGCCGCTTAA
- a CDS encoding glycoside hydrolase family 11 protein — MFKFKKAVTALLTVSMAFGMFAATAGAEATDYWQNWTDGGGTVNAVNGTGGNYSVNWSNTGNFVVGKGWNTGSASRTINYNAGVWAPSGNAYLTLYGWTRNSLIEYYVVDSWGTYRPTGTYKGSVTSDGGTYDIYTTTRTNAPSIDGTATFTQFWSVRQSKRATGNNVAITFANHVNAWKSKGMNLGSSWSYQVLATEGYQSSGSSNVTVW, encoded by the coding sequence ATGTTCAAATTTAAAAAGGCAGTGACAGCACTTCTTACCGTCTCAATGGCTTTTGGCATGTTTGCAGCAACGGCAGGTGCAGAAGCGACGGATTACTGGCAAAATTGGACTGACGGCGGAGGAACTGTAAACGCTGTTAATGGTACAGGAGGTAATTATAGTGTTAATTGGTCTAATACAGGTAATTTTGTAGTAGGTAAAGGCTGGAATACCGGATCGGCCAGCCGGACTATCAACTACAATGCCGGGGTATGGGCACCGTCAGGCAATGCCTATTTGACGCTCTACGGCTGGACCCGGAACTCGCTGATCGAATACTACGTCGTTGACAGCTGGGGCACCTACCGGCCTACCGGCACTTACAAGGGCAGCGTGACGAGCGATGGCGGCACCTATGATATCTATACTACTACGCGGACCAATGCGCCTTCCATCGACGGCACAGCGACCTTCACCCAGTTCTGGAGCGTCCGCCAGTCGAAACGGGCAACCGGCAACAACGTCGCGATCACCTTTGCCAACCATGTGAATGCCTGGAAGAGCAAGGGCATGAATCTGGGCAGCAGCTGGTCTTACCAGGTGCTGGCAACGGAAGGCTACCAGAGCAGCGGCAGCTCCAATGTAACGGTATGGTAA
- a CDS encoding response regulator produces the protein MIEILLVDDESYVTESLALTIPWEELGVTKVHQAASGAEALEILEQQEIDILVTDISMPGMSGLQLIETASERWPNLRSILLTGYSDFSYARKAIQLQAFDYILKPVNDDEFIESVTGAIESLRDEWELHDRYQMLMYNRKASYSVLRASLMHDLLLGRVMSGRAFAAKLQEYEIAFDTETQAAMLLIQLGNHYTAMDHHSIPLMEYAIGNIAEELFKESFHVWFCKAPHDCLILLVEPNAQTQQLMEQSDEYERLRQQMLKGLISSFRDSVSNYLKGDISLIITGWFSFPDGLPAAYRSGLSSMFLTAHNEAGSVLYLEESQIQEQAASKALESLYRPSTLIHLLESKQWDSAREKITDVFRELGKTRYSREHLYEVFLSVTNAFMYIAHKGGQFISQIDQYALDPLLTQSNIVSLDKLQDWALDMLARLQNELSESDQYTKSYIIKQVHELVGSNTGHDLSVKTIADHVFLHPVYLSKIYKAETGEGLGDYIIRMRMERALYLLKNTNKKIYEITTELGYQNPQYFSKMFKKHYGMTPNEFRDR, from the coding sequence ATGATTGAAATATTGCTGGTTGACGACGAATCCTATGTAACGGAGAGTCTGGCATTGACGATACCTTGGGAGGAGCTTGGGGTTACGAAGGTACATCAGGCGGCTTCAGGCGCCGAGGCGCTGGAGATTCTGGAGCAGCAGGAGATTGATATCCTCGTAACGGATATTTCGATGCCGGGCATGAGCGGGCTGCAGCTGATTGAAACGGCCAGCGAGCGCTGGCCGAACCTGCGCAGCATTCTGCTGACCGGATACTCCGATTTCTCCTATGCCCGGAAGGCGATTCAGCTGCAGGCGTTTGATTACATCCTAAAGCCGGTCAACGACGATGAGTTCATCGAGAGTGTAACCGGGGCCATTGAATCGCTGCGGGATGAATGGGAGTTGCATGACAGATACCAGATGCTGATGTATAACCGCAAAGCAAGCTACAGTGTGCTGCGCGCCAGTCTGATGCACGATCTGCTGCTGGGCCGGGTCATGTCCGGGCGTGCGTTTGCTGCGAAGCTGCAGGAATATGAAATTGCTTTTGACACAGAGACACAGGCAGCAATGCTGCTGATCCAGCTCGGTAACCATTATACCGCAATGGATCATCACTCCATCCCGCTGATGGAGTATGCGATCGGCAATATCGCGGAGGAGCTGTTCAAGGAAAGCTTCCACGTCTGGTTCTGCAAAGCGCCGCATGACTGCCTGATTCTGCTGGTGGAACCGAATGCGCAGACACAGCAGCTAATGGAGCAGTCAGATGAGTATGAACGGCTCCGCCAGCAGATGCTAAAAGGTCTGATCAGCAGCTTCCGCGACAGCGTGAGTAACTATCTCAAGGGAGACATCTCACTCATTATTACCGGATGGTTCAGTTTCCCGGACGGCTTGCCAGCCGCCTACCGCAGCGGACTCAGCTCCATGTTCCTGACTGCACATAATGAAGCCGGCTCCGTGCTGTATCTGGAAGAAAGCCAGATTCAGGAGCAGGCGGCCAGCAAAGCACTGGAGAGCCTGTACCGTCCGTCGACGCTGATCCACCTGCTGGAGTCGAAGCAGTGGGATTCGGCCCGCGAGAAGATTACGGATGTGTTCAGGGAGCTCGGAAAGACCCGGTATTCGCGTGAGCATCTGTACGAAGTATTCCTTTCGGTTACCAATGCTTTTATGTACATCGCCCACAAGGGCGGCCAGTTCATATCGCAGATTGACCAGTATGCGCTTGATCCGCTGCTCACCCAGAGTAACATTGTCTCCCTGGACAAGCTGCAGGACTGGGCGCTCGACATGCTCGCCAGGCTGCAGAATGAGCTGTCGGAGAGTGACCAGTATACCAAAAGCTACATTATCAAGCAGGTGCATGAGCTGGTCGGCAGCAATACCGGCCATGATCTTTCAGTCAAGACGATTGCCGATCATGTCTTTCTTCATCCCGTCTATCTCTCCAAGATTTATAAGGCCGAGACGGGCGAGGGGCTGGGCGACTATATCATCCGGATGCGGATGGAGCGTGCGCTCTACCTGCTGAAGAACACCAACAAGAAAATTTATGAGATTACAACGGAGCTGGGCTATCAGAATCCGCAGTATTTCAGCAAAATGTTCAAAAAGCACTACGGTATGACACCAAATGAATTCCGTGACAGATAG
- a CDS encoding stage V sporulation protein AB, with the protein MTAPLSLGLHLLLGVAAGIAVGGGVIALFIVLDMVPRLAQLTSSYDKVHWYEGAMVGGSLLGTVSDFWNWKIAAGPLAELGVGLLDGVFVGMLAAALTEVLNVLPILAKRLHMTHYLFGLLMAMVCGKVAGSLFDWFVYQR; encoded by the coding sequence ATGACCGCGCCGCTCTCCCTTGGCCTTCATCTGCTGCTTGGGGTGGCGGCCGGAATTGCCGTAGGCGGTGGGGTCATTGCTCTTTTTATCGTACTCGATATGGTACCGCGCCTTGCCCAGCTGACTTCATCCTACGATAAGGTGCACTGGTATGAGGGAGCGATGGTCGGGGGCTCGCTGCTTGGAACGGTTAGTGATTTCTGGAACTGGAAAATAGCGGCCGGTCCGCTGGCTGAGCTGGGAGTGGGCCTGCTTGACGGGGTTTTTGTCGGCATGCTGGCTGCTGCCCTGACGGAAGTTCTGAACGTGCTGCCCATTCTGGCTAAACGGCTGCATATGACGCATTATCTGTTTGGCCTGCTGATGGCGATGGTCTGCGGGAAGGTTGCGGGCTCATTGTTCGACTGGTTTGTGTACCAGCGTTAA
- a CDS encoding sugar ABC transporter encodes MKRKKLLPLLGMSVILAGGIAGCSGNNNAGGNNASGNAANTPATTENAYKDKYDPEVTITTVWGVDPELKFKNGETIENNVATKWAKEKFGINIKSLWSITDTNGAFGTKLRLAMSSGQEMPDVVTIGTGDATIAQDLIDSGMYREVGTLFDQYASDTWKVAMAQDPNVWNQYSRDGKKMGIPVLDYAYNHDYILWIRQDWLDKLNLKAPATIDELETVMDAFKNRNPDGVAPDKVVPLSIGFKTTMNTWMGDPSWIFGAYGTLPQQWNAGADGKLEYGSINAGMKQGLEKLKSWLGKGYIPQEAALWDENKTAEPAVAGTAGIIPGPYWMSGWPLQDTLKKAPDAVWAPINIPAGPDGTVMRHGTQFTNGVTLISTKMKNPEAFFTYQNYLYDNYANPQPGGELDNGMFAGYDYELDASGKMVANDQISGGFVNSIRYLLVRDGARIPDAQMKSLLNLAEGAEPATRLEKDVAVNYGEGTPAAAKVLLQQEDKSFKNMFTGPTTETMKSKLDYLNKIENQTFNEIIYGKQPIDAFDNFVETWKSGGGEQITSEVNEWYDSIK; translated from the coding sequence ATGAAGAGAAAAAAATTGCTGCCGCTTCTAGGCATGAGCGTTATACTGGCAGGAGGTATTGCAGGCTGCTCCGGAAACAATAATGCCGGGGGAAATAACGCTTCCGGCAATGCCGCAAATACACCGGCAACAACTGAAAACGCCTACAAGGATAAATACGATCCCGAAGTTACAATCACGACGGTATGGGGTGTTGACCCGGAGCTGAAGTTCAAGAACGGGGAGACCATCGAAAACAATGTGGCTACCAAATGGGCCAAGGAAAAATTCGGGATCAACATCAAATCGCTCTGGTCCATTACGGATACGAACGGCGCGTTTGGTACCAAGCTGCGTCTGGCCATGTCCTCCGGACAGGAAATGCCTGATGTTGTAACTATCGGTACCGGCGACGCTACCATCGCCCAGGATCTGATTGATTCCGGAATGTACCGCGAGGTAGGCACACTGTTTGATCAATATGCCTCCGACACCTGGAAAGTAGCAATGGCCCAGGACCCTAATGTCTGGAACCAGTACAGCCGTGACGGCAAAAAGATGGGGATTCCGGTACTCGATTATGCCTATAACCATGACTACATTCTCTGGATCCGCCAGGACTGGCTGGACAAGCTGAACCTGAAGGCGCCAGCGACCATCGACGAGCTGGAGACGGTTATGGATGCATTCAAGAACCGGAACCCGGACGGAGTTGCTCCGGATAAAGTAGTACCGCTCAGCATCGGCTTCAAAACAACGATGAACACCTGGATGGGCGATCCTTCCTGGATCTTCGGCGCTTATGGAACCCTTCCGCAGCAGTGGAATGCGGGCGCTGACGGCAAGCTGGAATACGGCTCCATCAATGCAGGCATGAAGCAGGGGCTTGAAAAGCTGAAGAGCTGGCTCGGCAAGGGTTACATTCCGCAGGAAGCCGCGCTTTGGGATGAGAACAAGACTGCTGAACCGGCCGTTGCCGGCACAGCAGGCATTATCCCTGGACCATACTGGATGAGCGGCTGGCCGCTGCAGGATACTTTGAAGAAGGCTCCGGATGCAGTCTGGGCTCCAATCAACATTCCGGCCGGACCAGATGGTACAGTAATGCGTCACGGCACTCAGTTCACCAACGGGGTTACCCTGATCAGCACCAAGATGAAGAATCCGGAGGCTTTCTTCACTTACCAGAATTATCTCTATGATAACTACGCTAACCCGCAGCCGGGCGGTGAGCTGGACAACGGTATGTTCGCAGGCTATGACTATGAGCTGGATGCGAGCGGTAAAATGGTAGCCAATGATCAGATCTCAGGCGGTTTTGTCAACAGTATCCGTTACCTGCTCGTCCGTGACGGCGCACGTATTCCGGATGCCCAGATGAAATCCCTGCTGAACCTGGCAGAAGGCGCTGAGCCTGCTACCAGACTGGAGAAGGATGTAGCGGTTAACTATGGTGAAGGTACGCCTGCGGCTGCCAAAGTGCTGCTGCAGCAGGAAGATAAATCATTCAAGAACATGTTCACAGGTCCGACTACTGAAACCATGAAATCCAAGCTGGATTACCTGAACAAAATCGAGAACCAGACGTTTAACGAAATCATCTACGGCAAACAGCCGATTGATGCGTTCGACAACTTCGTCGAAACCTGGAAATCAGGCGGCGGCGAGCAAATTACAAGTGAAGTCAATGAGTGGTATGACAGCATAAAATAA